The Diospyros lotus cultivar Yz01 chromosome 15, ASM1463336v1, whole genome shotgun sequence genome has a window encoding:
- the LOC127792181 gene encoding ATP-dependent zinc metalloprotease FTSH 2, chloroplastic: MAASSPCLVGSGLSTRGIKPSLGKEFYGRRLFPSSSLFHLGRVPRTCFVRASLEQRLHEGRRGFLKFLIGNAGLGVPALLGAGNAHADEQGVSSSRMSYSRFLEYLDKDRVKKVDLFENGTIAIVEAVSPELGNRVQRVRVQLPGLSQELLQKLREKNIDFAAHNAQEDSGSLLFNLIGNLAFPLILIGGLFLLSRRSSGGMGGPGGPGFPLAFGQSKAKFQMEPNTGVKFDDVAGVDEAKQDFLEVVEFLKKPERFTAVGARIPKGVLLVGPPGTGKTLLAKAIAGEAGVPFFSISGSEFVEMFVGVGASRVRDLFKKAKENAPCIVFVDEIDAVGRQRGTGIGGGNDEREQTLNQLLTEMDGFEGNTGIIVIAATNRADILDSALLRPGRFDRQVTVDVPDIRGRTEILKVHASNKKFDGDVSLDVIAMRTPGFSGADLANLLNEAAILAGRRGKTAISSKEIDDSIDRIVAGMEGTIMTDGKSKSLVAYHEVGHAICGTLTPGHDAVQKVTLIPRGQARGLTWFIPSDDPTLISKQQLFARIVGGLGGRAAEEVIFGEPEVTTGAAGDLQQITGLAKQMVTTFGMSEIGPWSLMDSSSQSADVIMRMMARNSMSERLAEDIDAAVKRISDSAYEIALIHIRNNREAIDKIVEVLLEKETMTGEEFRAILSEFAEIPAENRVPASVPSIATV; this comes from the exons ATGGCAGCATCATCACCTTGCCTGGTGGGAAGTGGTTTATCTACCCGCGGTATTAAACCGAGTTTAGGCAAAGAGTTTTATGGCAGGCGGCTTTTTCCTTCCTCGAGCCTTTTTCATTTGGGTAGGGTGCCTAGAACATGTTTTGTGAGGGCATCTCTGGAGCAGAGGCTGCATGAAGGAAGAAGAGGCTTTCTGAAGTTTTTAATTGGAAATGCGGGACTTGGTGTGCCTGCGTTACTTGGTGCTGGGAATGCTCATGCCGATGAGCAAGGGGTTTCATCTTCAAGGATGTCTTATTCTAGGTTCTTGGAGTACTTGGACAAGGACAGGGTGAAAAAAGTGGACTTGTTTGAGAATGGAACCATAGCTATTGTTGAGGCTGTTTCTCCGGAATTGGGAAACCGGGTGCAACGAGTTAGGGTGCAGCTCCCTGGACTCAGCCAGGAGCTCCTTCAGAAGCTCAGGGAGAAGAACATTGACTTTGCTGCACACAATGCTCAAGAGGACTCAGGTTCTCTACTGTTCAATTTGATTGGAAATCTTGCCTTCCCACTAATATTAATTGGCGGCCTTTTCCTTCTCTCGAGGCGTTCATCTGGAGGGATGGGAGGTCCTGGTGGACCCGGATTTCCTCTTGCCTTTGGTCAATCCAAAGCAAAGTTTCAGATGGAACCTAATACTGGTGTAAAGTTTGATGATGTTGCTGGAGTAGATGAAGCAAAGCAAGATTTCCTGGAGGTGGTGGAGTTCCTGAAGAAGCCTGAGAGATTCACAGCAGTTGGAGCTCGTATCCCTAAAGGAGTACTTCTTGTTGGTCCTCCGGGGACTGGGAAGACCCTGCTGGCCAAGGCAATTGCCGGCGAAGCAGGTGTTCCATTTTTCTCCATCTCAGGTTCCGAGTTTGTAGAGATGTTTGTTGGTGTTGGTGCCTCTAGAGTCCGTGATCTTTTCaagaaggcaaaggaaaatgctCCGTGCATTGTCTTTGTTGATGAAATTGATGCTGTTGGGCGGCAAAGAGGAACCGGAATTGGAGGAGGGAATGATGAAAGAGAACAGACCCTTAACCAGCTTTTGACAGAAATGGATGGGTTTGAAGGAAACACGGGTATTATTGTAATTGCAGCAACGAATAGAGCAGATATTCTTGACTCTGCCTTATTAAGGCCTGGAAGATTTGACAGACAG GTTACAGTCGATGTTCCAGATATACGGGGACGAACAGAGATCTTAAAAGTTCATGCGAGCAATAAGAAGTTTGATGGAGATGTATCTCTTGATGTGATTGCAATGAGAACCCCTGGATTCAGTGGAGCGGATCTTGCAAACCTCTTAAATGAGGCGGCTATATTGGCTGGTCGCCGTGGGAAAACAGCAATTTCATCCAAGGAGATTGATGATTCAATAGATAGGATTGTGGCCGGAATGGAAGGTACAATTATGACAGATGGAAAGAGCAAAAGCTTGGTTGCATACCATGAAGTTGGACATGCTATTTGTGG AACTCTTACACCAGGGCATGACGCTGTTCAAAAAGTCACCCTTATTCCACGCGGTCAGGCTCGGGGTCTTACGTGGTTTATTCCCTCCGATGACCCGACCTTGATCTCAAAGCAACAATTATTTGCAAGAATTGTTGGTGGACTTGGTGGAAGAGCTGCTGAGGAGGTGATTTTTGGGGAGCCTGAGGTGACCACAGGTGCAGCTGGTGATTTGCAACAGATCACTGGTTTGGCCAAACAG ATGGTGACCACATTTGGCATGTCTGAAATCGGTCCATGGTCACTCATGGACTCTTCATCTCAGAGTGCTGATGTGATTATGCGAATGATGGCAAGAAATTCAATGTCAGAAAGGCTTGCAGAAGACATCGATGCAGCTGTTAAGAGGATTTCAGATAGCGCATACGAAATAGCCTTGATCCACATAAGGAACAACCGCGAGGCTATTGACAAGATTGTGGAAGTTCTCCTTGAGAAAGAAACAATGACCGGAGAAGAATTCCGGGCAATTCTCTCTGAATTTGCTGAAATCCCTGCTGAAAATCGGGTCCCCGCTTCAGTACCATCTATAGCCACTGTATAA
- the LOC127791425 gene encoding pentatricopeptide repeat-containing protein At2g41080: MGKFGLRPRSLGYTAHCFLSTKTSETPRQFTELCSNGRLKEAFEAFRSQIWSDPSLFSHLLHGSIQTQSLSLTKQLHSLVITSGCSSDKFVSNHLLNAYAKFGELRTALQLFDVMPRKNFMSCNILIGGFIKNGDLESAREVFKQMPERNVATWNAMVMGMIQFEFNEEGLSLFFQMHGLGFMPDEFGLGSVLRGCAGLKDLRTGWEIHGYVVKSGFEFNLVVGSSLAHMYMKSGSLEDGEKVIKAMPIHNVVACNTLIAGRAQNGCPEGALDQYNIMKMAGFKPDKITFVSVISSCSELATLGMGQQIHAEAIKTGSSTATSVISSLISMYSRCGCLDESIKIFSEREDDDAVLWSSMIAAYGFHGKGEEAIHVFNQMEQEGLEANEVTFLSLLYACSHCGLKDKGLEFFNLMVHKPELEPRLEHYTCVVDLLGRSGRLEEADAFIRTMPVKADAIIWKTLLSACKIHKNADMAKRIAEEVLRLDPQDSASYVLLSNIQASARQWKDVSEVRKAMRDRSVKKEPGISWFEMKNQVHQFCVGDKSHPQAMEIDLYLKELTWEMKLRGYMPDTGSVLHDMDTEEKEFNLGQHSEKLAIAFALMNTPEGVAIRVMKNLRICGDCHVAIKYISEIKNREIIVRDASRFHHFKNGKCSCGDYW; encoded by the coding sequence ATGGGAAAGTTTGGTCTTCGGCCTCGCAGTCTCGGCTACACTGCGCATTGCTTTCTCTCTACAAAAACCTCCGAAACTCCCCGCCAATTCACCGAACTCTGCTCCAATGGCCGCCTGAAAGAAGCATTCGAGGCCTTCCGATCACAGATATGGTCGGACCCATCTCTTTTCTCTCACCTTCTCCATGGAAGCATCCAAACCCAATCACTATCCCTCACCAAACAGCTCCATTCTCTTGTCATTACTTCCGGCTGTTCCTCCGACAAGTTCGTCTCGAACCACCTTCTCAACGCCTACGCCAAATTCGGGGAGTTACGAACCGCCCTCCAACTGTTCGACGTAATGCCGAGGAAGAACTTCATGTCCTGCAACATTCTAATCGGTGGGTTTATTAAGAACGGCGACTTGGAGAGCGCACGGGAGGTGTTCAAACAAATGCCGGAACGGAATGTTGCGACGTGGAATGCGATGGTTATGGGTATGATCCAGTTCGAATTCAACGAGGAGgggttgagtttgtttttccaaaTGCATGGTTTGGGGTTTATGCCCGATGAGTTCGGTCTGGGCAGTGTTCTTCGAGGTTGCGCGGGATTGAAAGATTTGAGAACTGGCTGGGAGATTCATGGGTATGTCGTGAAATCTGGGTTTGAGTTCAATTTGGTCGTTGGTAGTTCTTTGGCTCACATGTACATGAAATCCGGAAGCCTGGAAGATGGAGAGAAGGTGATCAAAGCCATGCCAATTCACAATGTGGTTGCGTGCAACACGCTTATTGCGGGAAGAGCTCAAAATGGGTGTCCTGAAGGAGCTTTGGATCAgtataatataatgaaaatgGCAGGTTTTAAGCCTGACAAAATCACATTTGTGAGTGTAATCAGTTCGTGTTCAGAGTTAGCAACGCTTGGAATGGGCCAACAGATTCATGCAGAGGCAATTAAAACTGGTTCTAGTACAGCTACTTCAGTGATTAGTTCACTGATAAGTATGTACTCTAGATGCGGGTGCTTGGATGAATCTATAAAAATCTTCTCGGAAAGGGAAGACGATGATGCCGTGTTGTGGAGCTCGATGATTGCTGCTTACGGTTTCCATGGGAAGGGAGAGGAAGCCATCCATGTGTTTAACCAGATGGAGCAGGAAGGGTTGGAGGCAAACGAAGTTACTTTCCTAAGCTTGCTTTATGCTTGTTCTCATTGTGGATTGAAAGATAAAGggcttgaattttttaatttgatggtACATAAGCCTGAGCTGGAGCCTCGACTAGAACATTATACGTGCGTGGTTGATCTGCTTGGGCGATCTGGCCGTTTGGAAGAAGCAGATGCTTTTATACGAACTATGCCTGTAAAGGCGGATGCTATTATATGGAAGACGTTGTTATCTGCCTGTAAAATCCATAAAAACGCAGATATGGCAAAAAGGATTGCCGAAGAAGTTCTTAGGCTCGACCCTCAAGATTCAGCGTCTTATGTGCTGCTGTCAAATATTCAGGCTTCTGCTAGACAATGGAAGGATGTTTCAGAAGTGAGGAAAGCAATGAGAGATAGGAGTGTGAAGAAGGAACCGGGTATCAGCTGGTTTGAGATGAAGAACCAGGTTCACCAGTTTTGTGTGGGCGATAAATCCCACCCGCAAGCAATGGAGATCGATCTCTACTTGAAAGAACTGACTTGGGAAATGAAACTACGAGGTTACATGCCTGATACTGGCTCTGTTTTGCATGATATGGATACCGAGGAGAAAGAGTTTAACTTGGGACAGCACAGTGAAAAATTGGCAATTGCTTTTGCTCTAATGAACACTCCAGAGGGTGTTGCAATCCGGGTAATGAAGAATTTGCGCATCTGCGGTGATTGCCATGTTGCCATCAAATACATATCAGAGATAAAGAATCGAGAAATTATCGTTCGGGATGCTAGCAGGTTTCACCACTTCAAAAATGGTAAATGTTCTTGTGGTGATTACTGGTAG
- the LOC127791950 gene encoding probable alpha,alpha-trehalose-phosphate synthase [UDP-forming] 7 isoform X1, with product MMSRSYTNLLELASGNFPVMGRERDRDRRRLPRVMTVPGSIAELDDDQAQSVSSDNPSSIASDRMIIVANQLPLKAKQRQDGKGWNFSWDENSVLFLLKNGFPEDMEVFYVGSLTVDVGPIEQDDVAQLLLDRFKCVPTFLPPNIQEKFYDGFCKKQLWPLFHYMLPFSADYGRRYDRSMWEAYVTANKLFSQKVIEVINPEDDFVWIHDYHLMVLPTFLRRRFNRMRMGFFLHSPWPSSEIYRTLPVREEILRALLNSDVIGFHTFDYARHFLSCCSRLLGLEYQSKRGYIGLEYYGRNVGIKILPVGVHMGQIESVIRLSDKEGKAEELKQKFQGKTVLLGVDDMDIFKGINLKLLAMEHLLKQHPKWLGRAVLVQIANPPRGKGIGLDEIQAEIHESCKRINEEFGKPGYEPIIFIDRPVSISERITYYSIAECVVVTAVRDGMNLTPYEYIVSRQGISSAESGPDLSGPKKSMLVVSEFIGCSPSLSGAIRVNPWNIEATAEAMNEAISTDEAEKQLRHEKHYRYVSTHDVSYWSRSFLQDMERTCADHFRRRCWGIGLGFGFRVVALDPSFRKLSIDAIVSDYERARNRAILLDYDGTMMPQNSINKTPSAVVILILNRLCGDPKNRVFIVSGRGRDSLSQWFSPCTKLGIAAEHGYFLRWPQDEKWEICSQSSEFGWMRIAEPVMKLYTEATDGSSIEAKESALVWQYRDADPGFGFSQAKEMLDHLESVLANEPVAVKSGQSIVEVKPQGVSKGLVAEKIFTSMAENGKQADFVLCIGDDRSDEDMFEKIGNAASSNTLSPFASVFGCTVGQKPSKAKYYLDDSTEVISMLESLAEATDSPATSDEETDGSP from the exons ATGATGTCGAGATCATATACTAATCTATTGGAATTAGCATCAGGGAATTTCCCAGTAATGGGTAGGGAGCGGGACCGGGACCGGAGGCGGCTTCCCAGGGTAATGACCGTTCCAGGAAGTATTGCTGAACTTGATGACGATCAGGCTCAAAGCGTGTCATCTGACAATCCTTCTTCGATTGCTTCAGATAGGATGATTATTGTGGCAAATCAGTTACCTTTGAAAGCCAAGCAAAGACAAGATGGTAAAGGATGGAATTTTAGTTGGGACGAAAACTCTGTGCTTTTTCTCCTCAAGAATGGCTTTCCTGAAGATATGGAAGTTTTTTATGTTGGTTCATTGACGGTTGATGTTGGTCCAATTGAGCAGGATGATGTTGCCCAACTTCTGTTGGACAGATTTAAATGCGTCCCTACTTTTCTTCCTCCcaatattcaagaaaaattttatgACGGTTTCTGCAAGAAGCAACTATGGCCTCTTTTTCACTACATGCTGCCGTTTTCGGCTGACTATGGACGCCGGTATGATAGGTCCATGTGGGAAGCCTATGTAACAGCAAATAAGCTTTTCTCACAAAAGGTCATTGAGGTGATAAACCCAGAGGATGATTTTGTCTGGATTCATGATTATCATTTGATGGTGTTGCCTACCTTTTTGAGGAGGCGCTTCAACCGTATGAGAATGGGGTTCTTCCTTCACAGCCCTTGGCCATCATCTGAGATTTATAGGACTCTTCCCGTTAGAGAAGAGATTCTGAGGGCTCTGCTCAACTCTGACGTTATTGGTTTCCACACCTTTGATTATGCTcgacattttctttcttgttgcaGTCGGCTGTTAGGACTGGAATATCAATCAAAAAGGGGCTATATTGGGTTGGAATACTATGGGAGGAATGTTGGAATAAAGATTTTGCCAGTTGGTGTTCACATGGGTCAGATTGAGTCAGTAATAAGACTTTCTGATAAGGAGGGTAAGGCTGAGGAGTTAAAGCAGAAATTTCAAGGTAAAACTGTGTTGCTTGGAGTTGATGACATGGATATTTTTAAGGGAATAAATTTGAAACTTCTAGCCATGGAACATTTGCTGAAGCAACATCCTAAGTGGCTGGGGAGGGCTGTGTTAGTACAGATTGCAAATCCCCCAAGAGGTAAAGGGATAGGTTTGGATGAAATACAGGCTGAAATACATGAAAGCTGCAAGAGGATCAATGAAGAATTTGGGAAGCCTGGTTATGAACCAATAATTTTTATAGACAGGCCAGTTTCAATCAGTGAAAGGATCACTTATTACAGCATAGCAGAGTGTGTTGTTGTTACAGCTGTGAGGGATGGCATGAACTTGACTCCATATGAGTATATTGTTAGCAGACAGGGCATATCTAGTGCTGAATCAGGTCCAGATTTGAGTGGGCCTAAGAAGAGCATGTTGGTTGTGTCAGAATTTATTGGGTGTTCCCCTTCACTGAGTGGGGCAATACGTGTCAACCCATGGAATATTGAAGCTACTGCCGAGGCAATGAATGAGGCTATATCAACAGATGAAGCAGAGAAACAGTTGAGGCATGAGAAACATTATCGTTATGTGAGTACCCATGATGTGAGTTATTGGTCACGGAGCTTTTTGCAAGATATGGAGAGAACCTGTGCAGATCATTTTAGGCGAAGATGTTGGGGAATTGGTTTAGGCTTTGGATTTAGAGTTGTGGCACTTGATCCCAGTTTCAGAAAGCTTTCAATTGATGCTATTGTGTCAGATTATGAAAGGGCAAGGAATAGAGCCATACTGTTGGACTATGATGGCACTATGATGCCCCAAAACTCCATCAACAAGACTCCAAGTGCAGTGGTTATCTTAATCCTGAATAGACTTTGCGGTGACCCGAAAAATAGAGTCTTCATTGTCAGTGGAAGAGGCAGGGATAGCTTGAGCCAGTGGTTTTCTCCATGCACAAAGCTTGGAATTGCTGCTGAGCATGGCTACTTCTTGAG GTGGCCACAAGATGAGAAATGGGAAATTTGTAGCCAGAGTTCTGAGTTTGGGTGGATGCGAATTGCTGAACCTGTGATGAAATTGTATACTGAGGCCACTGATGGTTCTTCAATTGAAGCCAAGGAAAGTGCTTTGGTTTGGCAATACCGGGATGCAGACCCTGGCTTTGGGTTCTCTCAGGCAAAGGAGATGTTGGATCATCTTGAGAGTGTTTTGGCAAATGAACCTGTTGCTGTGAAGAGTGGTCAGTCCATTGTGGAAGTCAAGCCCCAG GGGGTCAGCAAAGGTTTAGTTGCagagaaaatatttacatcAATGGCTGAGAATGGAAAGCAGGCAGATTTTGTTCTTTGTATTGGTGATGACAGATCTGATGAGGACATGTTTGAAAAAATTGGAAATGCAGCGTCAAGCAATACCCTTTCTCCCTTTGCGTCAGTATTTGGATGCACAGTTGGACAGAAGCCCAGCAAAGCGAAGTATTATTTGGATGATTCTACTGAAGTGATTAGCATGCTTGAATCTCTTGCTGAAGCCACTGATTCTCCAGCCACCTCTGATGAAGAGACTGATGGCTCCCCATGA
- the LOC127791950 gene encoding probable alpha,alpha-trehalose-phosphate synthase [UDP-forming] 7 isoform X2, with protein sequence MMSRSYTNLLELASGNFPVMGRERDRDRRRLPRVMTVPGSIAELDDDQAQSVSSDNPSSIASDRMIIVANQLPLKAKQRQDGKGWNFSWDENSVLFLLKNGFPEDMEVFYVGSLTVDVGPIEQDDVAQLLLDRFKCVPTFLPPNIQEKFYDGFCKKQLWPLFHYMLPFSADYGRRYDRSMWEAYVTANKLFSQKVIEVINPEDDFVWIHDYHLMVLPTFLRRRFNRMRMGFFLHSPWPSSEIYRTLPVREEILRALLNSDVIGFHTFDYARHFLSCCSRLLGLEYQSKRGYIGLEYYGRNVGIKILPVGVHMGQIESVIRLSDKEGKAEELKQKFQGKTVLLGVDDMDIFKGINLKLLAMEHLLKQHPKWLGRAVLVQIANPPRGKGIGLDEIQAEIHESCKRINEEFGKPGYEPIIFIDRPVSISERITYYSIAECVVVTAVRDGMNLTPYEYIVSRQGISSAESGPDLSGPKKSMLVVSEFIGCSPSLSGAIRVNPWNIEATAEAMNEAISTDEAEKQLRHEKHYRYVSTHDVSYWSRSFLQDMERTCADHFRRRCWGIGLGFGFRVVALDPSFRKLSIDAIVSDYERARNRAILLDYDGTMMPQNSINKTPSAVVILILNRLCGDPKNRVFIVSGRGRDSLSQWFSPCTKLGIAAEHGYFLRHL encoded by the exons ATGATGTCGAGATCATATACTAATCTATTGGAATTAGCATCAGGGAATTTCCCAGTAATGGGTAGGGAGCGGGACCGGGACCGGAGGCGGCTTCCCAGGGTAATGACCGTTCCAGGAAGTATTGCTGAACTTGATGACGATCAGGCTCAAAGCGTGTCATCTGACAATCCTTCTTCGATTGCTTCAGATAGGATGATTATTGTGGCAAATCAGTTACCTTTGAAAGCCAAGCAAAGACAAGATGGTAAAGGATGGAATTTTAGTTGGGACGAAAACTCTGTGCTTTTTCTCCTCAAGAATGGCTTTCCTGAAGATATGGAAGTTTTTTATGTTGGTTCATTGACGGTTGATGTTGGTCCAATTGAGCAGGATGATGTTGCCCAACTTCTGTTGGACAGATTTAAATGCGTCCCTACTTTTCTTCCTCCcaatattcaagaaaaattttatgACGGTTTCTGCAAGAAGCAACTATGGCCTCTTTTTCACTACATGCTGCCGTTTTCGGCTGACTATGGACGCCGGTATGATAGGTCCATGTGGGAAGCCTATGTAACAGCAAATAAGCTTTTCTCACAAAAGGTCATTGAGGTGATAAACCCAGAGGATGATTTTGTCTGGATTCATGATTATCATTTGATGGTGTTGCCTACCTTTTTGAGGAGGCGCTTCAACCGTATGAGAATGGGGTTCTTCCTTCACAGCCCTTGGCCATCATCTGAGATTTATAGGACTCTTCCCGTTAGAGAAGAGATTCTGAGGGCTCTGCTCAACTCTGACGTTATTGGTTTCCACACCTTTGATTATGCTcgacattttctttcttgttgcaGTCGGCTGTTAGGACTGGAATATCAATCAAAAAGGGGCTATATTGGGTTGGAATACTATGGGAGGAATGTTGGAATAAAGATTTTGCCAGTTGGTGTTCACATGGGTCAGATTGAGTCAGTAATAAGACTTTCTGATAAGGAGGGTAAGGCTGAGGAGTTAAAGCAGAAATTTCAAGGTAAAACTGTGTTGCTTGGAGTTGATGACATGGATATTTTTAAGGGAATAAATTTGAAACTTCTAGCCATGGAACATTTGCTGAAGCAACATCCTAAGTGGCTGGGGAGGGCTGTGTTAGTACAGATTGCAAATCCCCCAAGAGGTAAAGGGATAGGTTTGGATGAAATACAGGCTGAAATACATGAAAGCTGCAAGAGGATCAATGAAGAATTTGGGAAGCCTGGTTATGAACCAATAATTTTTATAGACAGGCCAGTTTCAATCAGTGAAAGGATCACTTATTACAGCATAGCAGAGTGTGTTGTTGTTACAGCTGTGAGGGATGGCATGAACTTGACTCCATATGAGTATATTGTTAGCAGACAGGGCATATCTAGTGCTGAATCAGGTCCAGATTTGAGTGGGCCTAAGAAGAGCATGTTGGTTGTGTCAGAATTTATTGGGTGTTCCCCTTCACTGAGTGGGGCAATACGTGTCAACCCATGGAATATTGAAGCTACTGCCGAGGCAATGAATGAGGCTATATCAACAGATGAAGCAGAGAAACAGTTGAGGCATGAGAAACATTATCGTTATGTGAGTACCCATGATGTGAGTTATTGGTCACGGAGCTTTTTGCAAGATATGGAGAGAACCTGTGCAGATCATTTTAGGCGAAGATGTTGGGGAATTGGTTTAGGCTTTGGATTTAGAGTTGTGGCACTTGATCCCAGTTTCAGAAAGCTTTCAATTGATGCTATTGTGTCAGATTATGAAAGGGCAAGGAATAGAGCCATACTGTTGGACTATGATGGCACTATGATGCCCCAAAACTCCATCAACAAGACTCCAAGTGCAGTGGTTATCTTAATCCTGAATAGACTTTGCGGTGACCCGAAAAATAGAGTCTTCATTGTCAGTGGAAGAGGCAGGGATAGCTTGAGCCAGTGGTTTTCTCCATGCACAAAGCTTGGAATTGCTGCTGAGCATGGCTACTTCTTGAG GCACTTGTAA